A stretch of Mus musculus strain C57BL/6J chromosome 19, GRCm38.p6 C57BL/6J DNA encodes these proteins:
- the Pprc1 gene encoding peroxisome proliferator-activated receptor gamma coactivator-related protein 1 isoform X7, whose protein sequence is MAARRGRRDRVAPPPTGGPGPDPGGGVRGGSWASRSQAPYGTGGSVSAAEQVHEEGNDSSFVSLSRLGPSLREKDLEMEELILQDETLLETMQSYMDASLISLIEDFGESRLSLEDQNEMSLLTALTEILDNADSENLSPFDTIPDSELLVSPRESSSLHKLLNLSRTPPERDLITPIDPLGPSTGSSRVEVPLADSPWDFSPPPFLETSSPKLPSWRPSRPRPRWGQSPPPQQRSDGEEEEEVAGFSGQMLAGKLDNSVNNVLDFPMHLACPEEEGTAEGADAPASAPGDESISSLSELVRAMHPYCLPNLTHLASLEGELEGQADADADELTLPEGCVVLEIVGQAATTGDDLEIPVVVRQIPSGSQSVLLDESLGSSPALQLLMPTMESETEAAVPEVAPCPDEELPLSSACLLEPREIMESLTPKEPQSLPASASQGSQKVPRKGRKKKNKEQPTACVEACTRRLRSSSRGQSTVSAEVNSQAGSSQKQPQEELQREAAALQSRGKPRAWARAWAAALEKTGSENLERSAGQDSPAEEDALDLCPKLLETSQANPTLSLNDSAQADSMPVDSVEGDSPAVGNAAPGDQASSGTELVGSLPVGPNLTSPVLADKKGIEPAVAIPTSDNLSPADVLANTVAADPVPNDPAPADPVLVKCRPTDPRRAAAAAAAAAQGSRPSLQSADHPKVVSPEGKDVVGPLKVEGSTSATTQEAKPRPLSLSEYRQRRQQRQTEAEDRNSQPPVVGKWPSLPETPTELADIPCLVPSAPARKTAPQRSPIAVPETVSVGSNPVSPTPEPSASKLMVSTHSEQVSSHEMPLAVRPPPPPLPSVSPAGPIPSTVPAPLPPFPPSVPPLLPLPSGGHGVPRLPPPPLQPPGLPVSMRQMPPDPYTQYAPVPPWSCYPSVSPPGYSCLPPPPTMPIVSGTPGTYAVPPTCNVPWVPPPAPVSPYSSSCAYGSLGWGPGLQQPPFWSTVSPPPLSSVPTGRAVPPTPVEPSGDPAGPPEDVLPGPVTPSLSSGPASPAAPPVEPTKPEAQPVPVSPQPKHKVSTLVQSPQIKAPPTLSTEGVVFEESVSERLKSETQENRPKEKPISTAIKSVPVPKQSAVAKLPAVHPARLRKLSFLPTPRAQGPEDVVQAFISEIGIEASDLSSLLEQFEKSEAKKECPLPASADSLAVGNSGSIDIPQEKKPLDRLQAPELANVAGLTPPATPPHQLWKPLAAVSLLAKAKSPKSTAQEGTLKPEGITEAKPPATACLQEGAHSPSPVHVGSGDHDYCVRSRTPPKRMPALVISEVGSRWNVKRHQDITIKPVLSLGSAAPPLPCTATSQEPLDHRTSVEQADPSAPCFAPSTLLSPEASPCRSEMNARTPPEPSDKQQSMRCYRKACRSVSPSSRGWQGRRGRSSRSVSSGSSRTSEASSSSSVSSSSRSRSRSRSRSFSPPNKRWRRSSCSSSGRSRRCSSSSSSSSSSSSCSSRSRSPSVSPCRRSDRRRRYSSYRANDHYQRQRVLQKERAIEERRVVFIGKIPGRMTRSELKQRFSVFGEIEECTIHFRVQGDNYGFVTYRYAEEAFAAIESGHKLRQADEQPFDLCFGGRRQFCKRSYSDLDSNREDFDPAPVKSKFDSLDFDTLLKQAQKNLRR, encoded by the exons ATGGCGGCGCGCCGGGGACGGAGAGACCGAGTCGCGCCGCCTCCGACTGGGGGCCCGGGTCCTGACCCTGGCGGTGGAGTGCGTGGCGGCAGTTGGGCGAGTCGAAGCCAAGCGCCGTATGGGACCGGGGGCTCCGTGAGCGCCGCGGAGCAG GTCCATGAGGAAGGGAATGACTCTAGCTTTGTCAGTCTTTCTCGACTGGGCCCCTCTCTGAGGGAGAAAGACCTGGAAATGGAGGAACTGATACTGCAGGATGAGACCCTCCTGGAGACCATGCAGAGCTACATGGACGCCTCCCTTATATCCCTCATTGAGGATTTTGGAGAG AGCAGATTATCTCTGGAGGACCAGAATGAAATGTCGCTGCTCACAGCTCTGACGGAGATCTTGGACAATGCAGATTCTGAGAACCTGTCCCCTTTTGACACCATTCCTGATTCAGAGCTGCTCGTGTCCCCTCGGGAGAGCTCCTCT CTGCACAAGCTGCTCAATCTCTCTCGGACACCCCCAGAACGTGACCTTATCACCCCAATTGACCCTTTGGGGCCCAGCACAGGAAGTAGTCGG GTTGAGGTGCCTCTTGCAGACTCTCCATGGGACTTCTCTCCGCCTCCTTTCTTGGAAACTTCTTCCCCTAAGCTGCCTAGCTGGAGACCCTCGAGACCAAGACCTCGATGGGGTCAGTCCCCTCCTCCTCAGCAGCGCAGtgatggggaagaggaggaggaggtcgcCGGTTTCAGTGGTCAGATGCTTGCTGGCAAACTCGACAACTCTGTGAACAATGTCCTGGACTTCCCCATGCACCTGGCATGCCCTGAGGAAGAAGGCACAGCCGAGGGAGCAGATGCGCCAGCGTCAGCCCCTGGTGACGAGAGCATCTCCTCCTTGAGTGAGCTGGTTCGGGCCATGCATCCCTACTGCTTGCCCAACCTCACCCACTTGGCATCCCTTGAGGGTGAACTTGAGGGACAGGCTGATGCTGACGCTGACGAGTTGACGCTGCCTGAGGGCTGTGTTGTACTGGAGATTGTTGGCCAGGCAGCCACAACTGGTGATGACCTCGAGATCCCAGTCGTGGTGCGGCAGATTCCTTCTGGATCCCAGTCTGTGCTCCTGGATGAGTCTCTAGGAAGCAGTCCTGCCTTGCAGTTACTCATGCCCACCATGGAGTCCGAGACCGAAGCTGCTGTGCCTGAAGTTGCTCCTTGCCCCGATGAAGAATTACCACTGAGCTCCGCCTGCTTATTGGAGCCCAGGGAAATCATGGAGTCATTGACACCCAAGGAACCTCAGAGCCTACCTGCCAGTGCAAGTCAGGGTTCTCAGAAAGTTCCCAGAAAGGgtaggaagaagaagaacaaggaaCAGCCAACAGCCTGTGTGGAAGCCTGTACCAGGCGGCTGAGGTCATCTTCTCGAGGACAGTCTACTGTGTCTGCAGAGGTGAACTCTCAGGCAGGCAGTTCACAGAAACAGCCCCAGGAAGAGCTTCAGAGAGAGGCTGCTGCCCTTCAGAGCAGAGGGAAGCCACGGGCTTGGGCTCGGGCCTGGGCAGCTGCCTTAGAGAAGACAGGGTCCGAGAATTTAGAGAGAAGTGCGGGACAGGATAGTCCTGCTGAAGAAGACGCACTGGATCTCTGTCCTAAGCTGCTTGAGACCAGCCAAGCCAACCCCACTCTCTCATTAAATGACTCTGCTCAAGCTGACTCCATGCCTGTTGACTCTGTTGAAGGTGATTCCCCTGCAGTTGGCAATGCTGCACCTGGTGATCAGGCTTCATCTGGTACAGAGCTGGTTGGTTCTCTCCCAGTAGGCCCAAACCTGACTAGCCCAGTCCTGGCTGACAAGAAAGGAATTGAACCTGCAGTGGCTATTCCCACTTCGGATAACTTGTCTCCAGCTGatgtcctagcaaacacagtggCAGCTGACCCTGTTCCAAATGACCCTGCTCCAGCAGATCCTGTGCTAGTTAAGTGCAGACCCACTGATCCTAGGcgtgctgcagcagcagcagcagcagcagctcaggggAGTCGTCCTTCCCTACAGTCCGCAGACCATCCTAAGGTCGTCAGCCCTGAAGGCAAGGATGTTGTAGGTCCTCTGAAGGTGGAAGGTAGTACCAGCGCTACAACCCAGGAAGCCAAACCTCGGCCTCTCAGCCTATCTGAGTACCGTCAGCGAAGGCAGCAACGGCAAACGGAAGCAGAAGACAGGAATTCTCAGCCCCCAGTTGTTGGCAAGTGGCCTAGTCTCCCAGAGACCCCCACAGAACTGGCAGATATCCCTTGCCTTGTTCCATCAGCCCCAGCCAGGAAGACAGCTCCACAGAGAAGCCCTATAGCTGTACCAGAGACTGTGTCTGTGGGTTCTAATCCTGTTTCCCCTACTCCTGAGCCATCTGCAAGCAAACTTATGGTTTCAACTCACTCTGAACAGGTGTCATCTCATGAGATGCCACTTGCAGTTAGACCACCCCCTCCTCCTTTGCCGTCTGTGTCTCCTGCTGGACCCATCCCGTCCACGGTGCCCGCTCCTTTGCCTCCTTTCCCTCCGAGTGTACCGCCTTTGCTTCCTCTTCCTTCAGGTGGCCATGGAGTCCCCCGCCTGCCCCCACCTCCTTTGCAACCTCCTGGACTTCCAGTATCAATGAGACAAATGCCACCTGACCCCTATACTCAGTATGCCCCTGTGCCACCCTGGTCTTGTTACCCCTCTGTGTCCCCTCCGGGCTATTCTTGTTTGCCCCCACCACCAACGATGCCCATAGTATCTGGTACTCCTGGTACCTATGCTGTGCCCCCAACTTGCAATGTGCCTTGGGTACCCCCTCCTGCACCAGTTTCACCTTACAGCTCCAGCTGTGCCTATGGATCCCTTGGGTGGGGCCCAGGGCTGCAACAGCCTCCCTTTTGGTCTACTGTTTCTCCACCTCCGTTGTCTTCAGTCCCTACTGGAAGAGCTGTTCCCCCGACCCCCGTGGAACCCAGTGGTGATCCCGCTGGTCCTCCTGAAGATGTGCTTCCTGGGCCAGTGACTCCTTCCCTAAGCTCCGGGCCGGCCAGCCCCGCAGCTCCACCAGTAGAACCTACAAAGCCGGAGGCTCAGCCAGTGCCTGTATCTCCCCAGCCGAAACACAAAGTGTCCACCTTGGTACAGAGTCCCCAGATCAAGGCTCCACCGACTTTGTCTACTGAGGGTGTAGTTTTTGAGGAGTCTGTATCAGAGAGGCTAAAGTCTGAGACCCAGGAGAACAGACCAAAGGAGAAGCCCATCTCTACAGCTATCAAGTCTGTCCCTGTGCCAAAGCAGAGCGCTGTTGCAAAGCTACCTGCTGTCCATCCAGCCCGTCTAAGGAAGCTGTCCTTCCTGCCCACCCCACGTGCTCAGGGTCCTGAGGATGTGGTGCAGGCGTTCATCAGTGAGATTG GGATCGAAGCATCAGATCTGTCGAGTCTGTTGGAGCAGTTTGAGAAGTCAGAAG CCAAAAAGGAGTGTCCTCTCCCGGCTTCTGCTGACAGCTTGGCTGTAGGAAACTCAGG CAGCATTGACATTCCCCAGGAGAAGAAGCCCTTAGACCGGTTACAAGCCCCAGAACTGGCCAACGTGGCAG ggCTCACCCCTCCAGCTACCCCTCCCCACCAGTTATGGAAACCCCTGGCTGCTGTCTCACTCTTGGCGAAAGCCAAATCTCCTAAATCCACCGCCCAAGAGGGAACCCTGAAGCCTGAAGGAATTACAGAGGCCAAACCTCCAGCTACAGCCTGCCTCCAAGAAGGGGCCCACAGCCCTAGTCCAgtccatgtgggctctggggaccaTGACTATTGTGTCCGAAGCAGGACACCCCCAAAAAGGATGCCTGCCCTAGTCATCTCAGAGGTGGGCTCCCGATGGAATGTCAAGCGCCATCAGGACATCACCATCAAGCCTGTGTTGTCATTGGGCTCAGCTGCACCCCCACTCCCATGCACGGCTACTTCCCAGGAGCCTCTTGATCACAGGACTAGCGTTGAGCAGGCAGATCCTTCAGCGCCTTGTTTTGCCCCATCCACCTTGCTGTCTCCTGAGGCTTCACCCTGCCGGAGTGAAATGAACGCTAGGACTCCCCCTGAGCCCTCAGACAAGCAGCAGTCAATGCGCTGTTACCGAAAAGCCTGCAGATCAGTCAGCCCCTCAAGTAGGGGCTGGCAAGGCCGCCGTGGCCGCAGTAGCCGTTCTGTCAGCTCTGGGTCCAGCCGGACCAGTGAAGCGTCCTCGTCCTCATCGGTGTCTTCCTCATCCCGATCCCGGTCCCGGTCCAGGTCCAGGTCCTTCTCCCCCCCCAACAAGAGGTGGCGAAG GTCCAGCTGCAGTTCCTCTGGACGGTCCAGAAGGtgttcatcctcctcctcctcctcctcttcctcctcatcgtGCAGTTCCAGAAGCCGGTCTCCCTCTGTGTCCCCTTGCAGGAGAAGTGACCGGAGGCGGCG GTACAGCTCTTACCGTGCAAATGACCATTACCAAAGGCAGAGAGTGCTACAGAAGGAGCGTGCAATA gaagagagaagggtgGTCTTCATTGGGAAAATACCTGGCCGAATGACTCGGTCGGAGCTGAAACAGAGGTTCTCTGTTTTTGGAGAAATTGAGGAGTGTACCATTCATTTTCGTGTCCAAGG TGACAACTATGGTTTCGTCACTTACCGTTATGCTGAAGAGGCATTTGCAGCCATTGAGAGTGGCCACAAGTTGCGGCAGGCAGACGAGCAGCCCTTTGATCTCTGCTTTGGGGGCCGAAGGCAGTTCTGCAAGAGGAGTTACTCTGACCTTG ACTCCAATCGGGAAGACTTTGATCCTGCTCCTGTAAAGAGCAAATTCGATTCACTTGACTTTGATACATTGTTGAAACAGGCCCAGAAGAACCTCAGGAGGTAA
- the Pprc1 gene encoding peroxisome proliferator-activated receptor gamma coactivator-related protein 1 isoform 2 (isoform 2 is encoded by transcript variant 2) — translation MAARRGRRDRVAPPPTGGPGPDPGGGVRGGSWASRSQAPYGTGGSVSAAEQVHEEGNDSSFVSLSRLGPSLREKDLEMEELILQDETLLETMQSYMDASLISLIEDFGEQSRLSLEDQNEMSLLTALTEILDNADSENLSPFDTIPDSELLVSPRESSSLHKLLNLSRTPPERDLITPIDPLGPSTGSSRVSGVEVPLADSPWDFSPPPFLETSSPKLPSWRPSRPRPRWGQSPPPQQRSDGEEEEEVAGFSGQMLAGKLDNSVNNVLDFPMHLACPEEEGTAEGADAPASAPGDESISSLSELVRAMHPYCLPNLTHLASLEGELEGQADADADELTLPEGCVVLEIVGQAATTGDDLEIPVVVRQIPSGSQSVLLDESLGSSPALQLLMPTMESETEAAVPEVAPCPDEELPLSSACLLEPREIMESLTPKEPQSLPASASQGSQKVPRKGRKKKNKEQPTACVEACTRRLRSSSRGQSTVSAEVNSQAGSSQKQPQEELQREAAALQSRGKPRAWARAWAAALEKTGSENLERSAGQDSPAEEDALDLCPKLLETSQANPTLSLNDSAQADSMPVDSVEGDSPAVGNAAPGDQASSGTELVGSLPVGPNLTSPVLADKKGIEPAVAIPTSDNLSPADVLANTVAADPVPNDPAPADPVLVKCRPTDPRRAAAAAAAAAQGSRPSLQSADHPKVVSPEGKDVVGPLKVEGSTSATTQEAKPRPLSLSEYRQRRQQRQTEAEDRNSQPPVVGKWPSLPETPTELADIPCLVPSAPARKTAPQRSPIAVPETVSVGSNPVSPTPEPSASKLMVSTHSEQVSSHEMPLAVRPPPPPLPSVSPAGPIPSTVPAPLPPFPPSVPPLLPLPSGGHGVPRLPPPPLQPPGLPVSMRQMPPDPYTQYAPVPPWSCYPSVSPPGYSCLPPPPTMPIVSGTPGTYAVPPTCNVPWVPPPAPVSPYSSSCAYGSLGWGPGLQQPPFWSTVSPPPLSSVPTGRAVPPTPVEPSGDPAGPPEDVLPGPVTPSLSSGPASPAAPPVEPTKPEAQPVPVSPQPKHKVSTLVQSPQIKAPPTLSTEGVVFEESVSERLKSETQENRPKEKPISTAIKSVPVPKQSAVAKLPAVHPARLRKLSFLPTPRAQGPEDVVQAFISEIGIEASDLSSLLEQFEKSEAKKECPLPASADSLAVGNSGSIDIPQEKKPLDRLQAPELANVAGLTPPATPPHQLWKPLAAVSLLAKAKSPKSTAQEGTLKPEGITEAKPPATACLQEGAHSPSPVHVGSGDHDYCVRSRTPPKRMPALVISEVGSRWNVKRHQDITIKPVLSLGSAAPPLPCTATSQEPLDHRTSVEQADPSAPCFAPSTLLSPEASPCRSEMNARTPPEPSDKQQSMRCYRKACRSVSPSSRGWQGRRGRSSRSVSSGSSRTSEASSSSSVSSSSRSRSRSRSRSFSPPNKRWRRSSCSSSGRSRRCSSSSSSSSSSSSCSSRSRSPSVSPCRRSDRRRRYSSYRANDHYQRQRVLQKERAIEERRVVFIGKIPGRMTRSELKQRFSVFGEIEECTIHFRVQGDNYGFVTYRYAEEAFAAIESGHKLRQADEQPFDLCFGGRRQFCKRSYSDLDSNREDFDPAPVKSKFDSLDFDTLLKQAQKNLRR, via the exons ATGGCGGCGCGCCGGGGACGGAGAGACCGAGTCGCGCCGCCTCCGACTGGGGGCCCGGGTCCTGACCCTGGCGGTGGAGTGCGTGGCGGCAGTTGGGCGAGTCGAAGCCAAGCGCCGTATGGGACCGGGGGCTCCGTGAGCGCCGCGGAGCAG GTCCATGAGGAAGGGAATGACTCTAGCTTTGTCAGTCTTTCTCGACTGGGCCCCTCTCTGAGGGAGAAAGACCTGGAAATGGAGGAACTGATACTGCAGGATGAGACCCTCCTGGAGACCATGCAGAGCTACATGGACGCCTCCCTTATATCCCTCATTGAGGATTTTGGAGAG CAGAGCAGATTATCTCTGGAGGACCAGAATGAAATGTCGCTGCTCACAGCTCTGACGGAGATCTTGGACAATGCAGATTCTGAGAACCTGTCCCCTTTTGACACCATTCCTGATTCAGAGCTGCTCGTGTCCCCTCGGGAGAGCTCCTCT CTGCACAAGCTGCTCAATCTCTCTCGGACACCCCCAGAACGTGACCTTATCACCCCAATTGACCCTTTGGGGCCCAGCACAGGAAGTAGTCGGGTGAGTGGG GTTGAGGTGCCTCTTGCAGACTCTCCATGGGACTTCTCTCCGCCTCCTTTCTTGGAAACTTCTTCCCCTAAGCTGCCTAGCTGGAGACCCTCGAGACCAAGACCTCGATGGGGTCAGTCCCCTCCTCCTCAGCAGCGCAGtgatggggaagaggaggaggaggtcgcCGGTTTCAGTGGTCAGATGCTTGCTGGCAAACTCGACAACTCTGTGAACAATGTCCTGGACTTCCCCATGCACCTGGCATGCCCTGAGGAAGAAGGCACAGCCGAGGGAGCAGATGCGCCAGCGTCAGCCCCTGGTGACGAGAGCATCTCCTCCTTGAGTGAGCTGGTTCGGGCCATGCATCCCTACTGCTTGCCCAACCTCACCCACTTGGCATCCCTTGAGGGTGAACTTGAGGGACAGGCTGATGCTGACGCTGACGAGTTGACGCTGCCTGAGGGCTGTGTTGTACTGGAGATTGTTGGCCAGGCAGCCACAACTGGTGATGACCTCGAGATCCCAGTCGTGGTGCGGCAGATTCCTTCTGGATCCCAGTCTGTGCTCCTGGATGAGTCTCTAGGAAGCAGTCCTGCCTTGCAGTTACTCATGCCCACCATGGAGTCCGAGACCGAAGCTGCTGTGCCTGAAGTTGCTCCTTGCCCCGATGAAGAATTACCACTGAGCTCCGCCTGCTTATTGGAGCCCAGGGAAATCATGGAGTCATTGACACCCAAGGAACCTCAGAGCCTACCTGCCAGTGCAAGTCAGGGTTCTCAGAAAGTTCCCAGAAAGGgtaggaagaagaagaacaaggaaCAGCCAACAGCCTGTGTGGAAGCCTGTACCAGGCGGCTGAGGTCATCTTCTCGAGGACAGTCTACTGTGTCTGCAGAGGTGAACTCTCAGGCAGGCAGTTCACAGAAACAGCCCCAGGAAGAGCTTCAGAGAGAGGCTGCTGCCCTTCAGAGCAGAGGGAAGCCACGGGCTTGGGCTCGGGCCTGGGCAGCTGCCTTAGAGAAGACAGGGTCCGAGAATTTAGAGAGAAGTGCGGGACAGGATAGTCCTGCTGAAGAAGACGCACTGGATCTCTGTCCTAAGCTGCTTGAGACCAGCCAAGCCAACCCCACTCTCTCATTAAATGACTCTGCTCAAGCTGACTCCATGCCTGTTGACTCTGTTGAAGGTGATTCCCCTGCAGTTGGCAATGCTGCACCTGGTGATCAGGCTTCATCTGGTACAGAGCTGGTTGGTTCTCTCCCAGTAGGCCCAAACCTGACTAGCCCAGTCCTGGCTGACAAGAAAGGAATTGAACCTGCAGTGGCTATTCCCACTTCGGATAACTTGTCTCCAGCTGatgtcctagcaaacacagtggCAGCTGACCCTGTTCCAAATGACCCTGCTCCAGCAGATCCTGTGCTAGTTAAGTGCAGACCCACTGATCCTAGGcgtgctgcagcagcagcagcagcagcagctcaggggAGTCGTCCTTCCCTACAGTCCGCAGACCATCCTAAGGTCGTCAGCCCTGAAGGCAAGGATGTTGTAGGTCCTCTGAAGGTGGAAGGTAGTACCAGCGCTACAACCCAGGAAGCCAAACCTCGGCCTCTCAGCCTATCTGAGTACCGTCAGCGAAGGCAGCAACGGCAAACGGAAGCAGAAGACAGGAATTCTCAGCCCCCAGTTGTTGGCAAGTGGCCTAGTCTCCCAGAGACCCCCACAGAACTGGCAGATATCCCTTGCCTTGTTCCATCAGCCCCAGCCAGGAAGACAGCTCCACAGAGAAGCCCTATAGCTGTACCAGAGACTGTGTCTGTGGGTTCTAATCCTGTTTCCCCTACTCCTGAGCCATCTGCAAGCAAACTTATGGTTTCAACTCACTCTGAACAGGTGTCATCTCATGAGATGCCACTTGCAGTTAGACCACCCCCTCCTCCTTTGCCGTCTGTGTCTCCTGCTGGACCCATCCCGTCCACGGTGCCCGCTCCTTTGCCTCCTTTCCCTCCGAGTGTACCGCCTTTGCTTCCTCTTCCTTCAGGTGGCCATGGAGTCCCCCGCCTGCCCCCACCTCCTTTGCAACCTCCTGGACTTCCAGTATCAATGAGACAAATGCCACCTGACCCCTATACTCAGTATGCCCCTGTGCCACCCTGGTCTTGTTACCCCTCTGTGTCCCCTCCGGGCTATTCTTGTTTGCCCCCACCACCAACGATGCCCATAGTATCTGGTACTCCTGGTACCTATGCTGTGCCCCCAACTTGCAATGTGCCTTGGGTACCCCCTCCTGCACCAGTTTCACCTTACAGCTCCAGCTGTGCCTATGGATCCCTTGGGTGGGGCCCAGGGCTGCAACAGCCTCCCTTTTGGTCTACTGTTTCTCCACCTCCGTTGTCTTCAGTCCCTACTGGAAGAGCTGTTCCCCCGACCCCCGTGGAACCCAGTGGTGATCCCGCTGGTCCTCCTGAAGATGTGCTTCCTGGGCCAGTGACTCCTTCCCTAAGCTCCGGGCCGGCCAGCCCCGCAGCTCCACCAGTAGAACCTACAAAGCCGGAGGCTCAGCCAGTGCCTGTATCTCCCCAGCCGAAACACAAAGTGTCCACCTTGGTACAGAGTCCCCAGATCAAGGCTCCACCGACTTTGTCTACTGAGGGTGTAGTTTTTGAGGAGTCTGTATCAGAGAGGCTAAAGTCTGAGACCCAGGAGAACAGACCAAAGGAGAAGCCCATCTCTACAGCTATCAAGTCTGTCCCTGTGCCAAAGCAGAGCGCTGTTGCAAAGCTACCTGCTGTCCATCCAGCCCGTCTAAGGAAGCTGTCCTTCCTGCCCACCCCACGTGCTCAGGGTCCTGAGGATGTGGTGCAGGCGTTCATCAGTGAGATTG GGATCGAAGCATCAGATCTGTCGAGTCTGTTGGAGCAGTTTGAGAAGTCAGAAG CCAAAAAGGAGTGTCCTCTCCCGGCTTCTGCTGACAGCTTGGCTGTAGGAAACTCAGG CAGCATTGACATTCCCCAGGAGAAGAAGCCCTTAGACCGGTTACAAGCCCCAGAACTGGCCAACGTGGCAG ggCTCACCCCTCCAGCTACCCCTCCCCACCAGTTATGGAAACCCCTGGCTGCTGTCTCACTCTTGGCGAAAGCCAAATCTCCTAAATCCACCGCCCAAGAGGGAACCCTGAAGCCTGAAGGAATTACAGAGGCCAAACCTCCAGCTACAGCCTGCCTCCAAGAAGGGGCCCACAGCCCTAGTCCAgtccatgtgggctctggggaccaTGACTATTGTGTCCGAAGCAGGACACCCCCAAAAAGGATGCCTGCCCTAGTCATCTCAGAGGTGGGCTCCCGATGGAATGTCAAGCGCCATCAGGACATCACCATCAAGCCTGTGTTGTCATTGGGCTCAGCTGCACCCCCACTCCCATGCACGGCTACTTCCCAGGAGCCTCTTGATCACAGGACTAGCGTTGAGCAGGCAGATCCTTCAGCGCCTTGTTTTGCCCCATCCACCTTGCTGTCTCCTGAGGCTTCACCCTGCCGGAGTGAAATGAACGCTAGGACTCCCCCTGAGCCCTCAGACAAGCAGCAGTCAATGCGCTGTTACCGAAAAGCCTGCAGATCAGTCAGCCCCTCAAGTAGGGGCTGGCAAGGCCGCCGTGGCCGCAGTAGCCGTTCTGTCAGCTCTGGGTCCAGCCGGACCAGTGAAGCGTCCTCGTCCTCATCGGTGTCTTCCTCATCCCGATCCCGGTCCCGGTCCAGGTCCAGGTCCTTCTCCCCCCCCAACAAGAGGTGGCGAAG GTCCAGCTGCAGTTCCTCTGGACGGTCCAGAAGGtgttcatcctcctcctcctcctcctcttcctcctcatcgtGCAGTTCCAGAAGCCGGTCTCCCTCTGTGTCCCCTTGCAGGAGAAGTGACCGGAGGCGGCG GTACAGCTCTTACCGTGCAAATGACCATTACCAAAGGCAGAGAGTGCTACAGAAGGAGCGTGCAATA gaagagagaagggtgGTCTTCATTGGGAAAATACCTGGCCGAATGACTCGGTCGGAGCTGAAACAGAGGTTCTCTGTTTTTGGAGAAATTGAGGAGTGTACCATTCATTTTCGTGTCCAAGG TGACAACTATGGTTTCGTCACTTACCGTTATGCTGAAGAGGCATTTGCAGCCATTGAGAGTGGCCACAAGTTGCGGCAGGCAGACGAGCAGCCCTTTGATCTCTGCTTTGGGGGCCGAAGGCAGTTCTGCAAGAGGAGTTACTCTGACCTTG ACTCCAATCGGGAAGACTTTGATCCTGCTCCTGTAAAGAGCAAATTCGATTCACTTGACTTTGATACATTGTTGAAACAGGCCCAGAAGAACCTCAGGAGGTAA